One Xyrauchen texanus isolate HMW12.3.18 chromosome 26, RBS_HiC_50CHRs, whole genome shotgun sequence genomic window, CAGATTACTTTTATTTGGACAAAGACAAACATTTAAccctaaaatagttttaaaaacaattaatggCTTTAAAGTGGTGGCAGGTTTGGCACAATTTCATTAAAATGCCTATGCACAACATTAGAGGTGTTTAAAAGAGGAGATTGTAAAATGAGTTTCTACAATTCATGTGTCACACATTGTAGCAGGCAACACTCTTGATACATTGATATACAGTAATGATTTAGTCTGGAAGCGGTTTTACAATGTCTTAATGCTTTGTCAAATTAATGCAATGTTGTCCTATGTCTTTGTAAATTGATACTCATTTAAGTGAAAAGAGGATTGGTGTGAACTTGAGAAAGCACAATGCAGTGTGTAGTGCTCCTTGACATACTTGCCAGCACATACTGCTATAGTGGGATACGTAGAAAAACTGTGCTAAACATGCCGTTACTGCCCAACCTGGACCTAAAAAATGACCCGGTATGATTGTTTTCTCATTACTAACTTTTGCTCTTAATTGCCTCTACAACACTAAACCATTTTCTGGTATTCATTATAGATAATATGGGTTTTTAGTCTTCTGTCAGATGAAAAACAGACATGTTTGCttatttatttggttaatttGCCCACCTGCAGTCTGAATTGACTGAACTGGTGCAAACCTACAAGCAAGAGGTTACTGAAGCAGCTTGTGAGCTCATCTGTGACTGGGCTCAGAAGATCCTGAAGCGCTCATTTGACACAGTAGTGGAGATTGCACGCTTCCTCGTGCAGGAACATATTGTCAACCCACGCTGCAGCCAAGCCGAGCTCGTCACCTCAGCTGCTCTGGCAGGTACTTCAATCATTTCTAAGAGGGAAAAAATTTGTTCCTACAAGAAGTGAGAACATAAAGCTCATTTTATGGATCTTCCGGTTCTCATAGGTGGACCTTCCAAACCTCATAAGGTAATCAAAAAGATTACTGCAGCTTCCCGAGCAGGTGGAACAGAGGAAGATGGCAGCAGTTTGGAAAATAAGGTAATGTAGATCTGAAATCTATGCTTTCAAATTTTAAATAAGATATGCTATGCAGATATGAACCAAAAGATTGTCAATCATTATTAGACGgctctctgaaatacttgatTATGTTTGGTCAATTGCATTCTATGGttaaatattattgtataatTACCACTTAACTATAATTTCACTGTCCCAAGCAACCAATTTCCTACATATCACTCACAGTCTCTTCACacagaataaaataatttcagcttttattaatatttaattaccatttaaagaaatattccaggatcaatacaagttaagctaaatcaataatcttgattaccacaaacattttctTTGACTTACTacaccttttcttaaaaaaaaaaaaaaagcaaaaatctgggctaACAaattacaatataagtgaatggggccaatttgtttatgttaaaatactttttagaaagtatagccacagtacatatacagtatgcatgttaacatgattttagtgtgattaaatagtttacttaccttttctgtgtaaagttaaagccatgacgatgtaatgtctaCAAACCGTAAACTGACcgtaacaaaccctaaaatgactgttaaattaaaaatataaacaactttacagctcaaataatacattaatgtaagtgcttttataatattataagcttcaaatttccacatttttaaaccctccaaaaatgtgcctcattgatttccattgtaagtgcctctgttACATccatctttgctttttttttttttttttaagaaaagaggagtctaaattcatttttgtggtaatcaacattatgccacaaatgctttcgattgagcttaacttgtattgactcTTCTCTTAATTATGTTAATTCATGATGTAATAAGTGGCTAAATgtagtcagccagtcattatatCAAAATAAACCACTTCAACCCCTCCACTTTCCGTTGGGTTCCTGATTAGAGGTAAatcaatatatcggttttaccgattaatctgtgctgatagttggttttagaactatcggttatcggtaaAAATCTGTCAATAGTTGCTGatagttttttcataatttggtcATTTCagaataagagtccccagtgtgtttcaggcttgtttatacttaaaagtcctgcgttatgtatcaaatctttattttttctagttatttttaagattttggttgaacaaaaaactgcatctgggattttattcagtTTGGACTGTTTGTCTTTGCCCGCCATAATAAaggaagaataaaaataaattcttacATTCTAAAAGTCATTTTGAAAAACTATTCGACAGTTCatcggttatcggcctttcctaccaccttagttatcagtagcggctaaatccactatcagtcaatCTCTAGTCTTGATCTTTCTCTAtgggtttattttgtgttttaaaaactGGCTGACTACATTTTTTCACACGTGTGTCACATATTAGAAGTAGTGAATACAATTGATgttgtattttggggggaaaaaatattgttttgatgttttggcAGCAGAAAGAGAAAGATGCTGTGGAACAGCCGACATCTAATAAGCAACAGGTTAGTGAAAAAACATCCAACAAGGTGGAGTCTGCTCGGGTAGAGGCCTTCATGAAGAAGTTGCCCCAGCTCCTTCCCAGGGGCTCTGTTCCGGAGAAAACCTCCCCACCATGTCTCACTCCTGCTGATTCAGGCAGCGTTCAAGTCACTTTGCCCATCACAGTTGCAACTATACCGTCTCAACCAGGTGGCCCTGTCCCCGTTATGATTCTGCCATCAGGCATGAGTCTTTCATACCCAGAACGTGACAAAACATCAGTCACGGTTGCGACTTCTGCTGCTCCGACACCGGTGGTCCAGAGAGCACGAGCACCCGCCCCTAAGAGGGGCCCTGATCCTTCCTCCTCAGTTTCAGCCTCTGGCTCTGCTGGTGTTGCTTTTAAACGCAAAAGAGGACGACCCAGAAAGCAAAGACCAGAAGATGCGGCAGCACAAGTTCTGTCAGCCCAAACCGCAATTCCAAATTCAGCTTTGCTTTCGAGAGGAGTAATCCAGAAGGCTTCGCCTTCCTGTACGCCAGCCACATCTTCACATATGGTGGAAATTTTGTTCCAGGACCAGCAAAGCCTGGTTCTTGGCCAAATTCCTGCTGTCCAGGAAGTGTCAGACGTTGAGCGTAGGGGTGTAGTGGTGCATTGTCAACCTGCACCAGAACCCGAGAAGCAACAATCTGTCTTGATACTACCAGGACCCAACCAACCCAGTTACGAGTTGAGTCGGGGTATGGTCATCCAGCGAGCGCCGCTATGTAGAGAGGGAAGACCTACTCTCCAAGAAGTGCCACAAACCGCCATCTCATACCTCCCTCCACCTACATTATTAGAAGACAGAGGAGAAGTCGAAATTACTCTGACTCCTGTGGAGCCACAGGTCGATTCCATGCTAAACTCAGCAGGTATCTCCAGCTCATTTGGCTCCTTGTCTGAAGAAACCCCGAAACCAGATGCCCCATAGCTGCAGCACATCAGCCATCCACAGAGACTTTGAAACACCATGATTAAGATGTGCATTGCCTTCCAGTGCGTTGCATACTAGTTTTAGGGTCAAACTGAGGTGTACCATTTTGGCTGAGTTTGATTGGGTATGTCTGCTTTCTGTAGGGTGTCTTGAGGCAATGAGCGAACAATGTGTTGTTATTGCAATGGCATTTTTGCTTTAACAAAACGCCTTCAAACAGCAACTACACGTTCATttttaatattaacatttaaaagttttGCTGCAGTTACCTCATGTTGAAATTACCATGATTGGGAGATTACAACTGCAAGGTTCAACATGGCGATGTCATCCAAGATCCGAAACAGCTGCTGCCATTTTGGGTTTTACTTGACGTCACAATGGTCAGTTGGGAGAAATTGGAAGTTTCATAAAACTGTGAGTTTTCATTGTAATTACAGTACGAGTTTCACAACatgatgtgaatgcaccattaattCCTGAAGTTTCCAGGAGTGTTCTTTAAGAGATTATAATTGTACATCTAAGTGTCTTAAAACAAATAGACCTAGAAAAATGTATCACTTCGTTTCCAAGAAGGATGTACATTGGAGtgaattttaacacatttcaatcAAATTGTAGTTGAAGATTAAATTGGCAGGGAAATGTACAGATATACTCACAAATAGAAGTCCAATCTGGTCTAGCTCAGTTTTGGTCtctgatgtaaatgtaaaatgaaggACAtctaaaaaaagtaattcatcATAGTTAGTTACCAAGGAACTGCTTACCATTCGTCAGTGCTGTCTGTCCCCATTTTCAGTGCCATAAGAGGGCAGTTTGTTTTCTATTGCTCTATCCGTCTTTGCATGTTTGTAAACGTGAATTGAGACATTTGAGAGTTTTTATTCTAGATGTTCAGATGACAAAGAGTGGTATTACGGGTTTGTAACTTCAGGGTTCTAAAAGCTTACAACCACCATAAGTCCCTCCCTCACCCAATGATTGGGTATTATTTACATGTTTTAACTTATTAATGTTGCAAATAACAGATATATATAACATTTCTAAATGACTACATTGAGTTGCTGTTGTGAAGGTCAAGAAAACACTCTCCTGGTTCAGATGGTGCAATGTGTATGTGCATAAAATGAAGATCTTGTccctttaaaatatgcaaatgagggttTGATTTCTGGATTATTCTCAAAACACACTGTATTTAGGTCTAACTAGTGGTACTcttacagcaacaacaacaacaaaatagcacTTAACAGATGTTAAAAGTTTATCCGTAAGCTGGAAATATATCTTCATAGGTTAAACGTACCCGGaaataaattcaaatgttttattttccaaGTGTATATCCATCACCACTATATTGCTACTTATAAAATATTACTAGTGGAGTGTGCACTGTCACCCTAAAAcatgttgaaaaaaaatattagcagttaatatacatttctgaaattggattatattattattttaatttctatcTGGAATTTgtgctaattatttatttattcacattttactGAGCTTGAGCCTCAACAACCTCTAGTTGAGTTAGATTTGACAgtgttttaaagaatatttctgcctttttcattttgtagccttaaaaatattttttgtactaGTATTTGTTACAGATACTTCACTTGATCTTAGCTAAAAGCCCATTGTTTacagatttgttttgtttattacaaTTGTGTTATTCTAATGGCAGATTATACCCAAAACAGACTCGTGTATTATTCATGTATATGAATAAAATTCTTCCCAAAGaattaaaaaatgcaaatgtgaaaaaatattttgtagtaATAGTTTTAATTCTAATGATGTTTTAAACAGAGGAAAtataaatgcttttctgcatatggTTTGAGGTCTTGAAAGGCtataaaatgaagaagaaaataCTTATTATGAAGAATTCAGCTCAACAGTTGGTAGGAAAAGCCTGTTTTCACCacgtcaaataaaacaaaaaatccagCTCTTATTGGCACTATATTGAGATAAAGTGATTATTTTGACATGGgtcattattttgagatatcacacactttttattttacattgcgGTAATAGGCacttaatttacataaaaaaataaagccaatCCAATTATTTATAAAGAGGTTCTGAGTCAGATGTTGATATTTATTCAAATGTTGTAGTTATATGCGAGATGGCAGATGAGTAAGTTGGAGGATTTTACTATTGAGTAATGgtgctttaaaaaagcaaaacggGTTGAACTATCTAAGAAAATTATTGTGAATCACACTGCAGCGATTTCACCCAGTCAGCAGTTTGACTGCACTTACCGTTGGCTGCTTGATGGTGCTTATTCTGGGTAGAATCAGCAAGGTACTTATGGTCTCTGTACATTAGTAGCAGAACAACAGCCTGCTACTGTGCATCAAGTCTTGTGATGAGGATGTGCTGTATGTAGGAGACACAATATTTACAATCCCATAACTTTGTTGAATTGTAAAGAAACACGGCTGCTTAATTTGCTCAGTTGAAATCATATGAATCCCTTCTTATAATTAAAGGAGGTTTCATCTGGCACAGTGATATTGGCAgggtgctgttgttgttttttcctgtgTTTATTTTTTCCAGTGCACAGTTAACTTATGTTACAAATGGGTAACTTTTACAGTCTTTGCATTTGAATACTAATGTTGCATCTCACCCCTgatttaaaatcacattttaaattacattaaagtgataaaataatataagtgaatggtaactgaggctgtcagtaAATCAatggcaattgttttttttttttttgggttaactatacctttaataaacTAAAAAGATTTAATGATGTGATTTGTTTTAGAACATTTTGGTTTGCTATATCAGCCTTTTAATTGCAACATTTAAATGGCTGAGTGAACAAAATGCATAATAATTGAGGAGCAATGTGTGAATAATCGGATATGATGCAGCAAATTTATGTACAAGAAATTTTGagcaaactaataataataataatatatacacttATGGATATAATATTCATAGCCTCATAGTTGTCCATCGATGAacactgttgttttttgttttaagtaCAATGTTTCCGTACAACATGGTGCCTCATACAAACCACTGTGCTCTGAATATAtcaattttctttgcattttttattgtgaTGTAGCTCTGGAGCTCTTAAGTAGATTTTGTTTACTCTTTGGTAAAAGGCTCTAAAAACTGTTGTCCTCATAAACAAAGGAAAACCAAAATGACAATGATCCCACAAGTGCATCGAGGTGATGATCGTTTGTATTTACACACAAGTGATGGTAATTCTTATGTTTCATTGTGACAAAGCAACCAATTGCAGTCGTGTCTAGAACATTAACTTTTCACCGAGTCCTGTAGAATTGTTAACTGGCATACATTTTGCTTTTGAGTCGAGATAATAGTTTTATATCAACCCAGTGGAATTTGCATAAATGTTCATTTGTTGTGAGGGTCAATAATATGCCACACATTGATtctgtcatttttactataatttgtctgattttgtaatctgattacaaccaAATTGTTTAGCCAGTCCATGCATGGTTTGtgtattgaatacatttttaaaaagttgttACAAAGGTCAGATATTGTATGTATGCCTGGCTGCATCTAGGAATTGTTTGAATTTGCgcagtttctttaaaaaaaattctggtgtTTGTCTTGCACTTTAATTTTCTTAACATAAAGCACACGGGGGGGGATGAAATTCAGCACCTtgtatgttatttgtttttgtacttaAAATCATAAAGTCTTCTTTTAGAAAAGcttttcttatttt contains:
- the LOC127620385 gene encoding DNA-binding protein RFX5-like isoform X2, which codes for MAEDHLKADASAGEGETEPSMLLQKLKNNISKNVQGKVDKILEDVQRFSDNDKLYLYLQLPSGPSAGEKSGDSNSVNTADQLHTCNWIRSHLEEHPDTCLPKQDVYETYRKHCDNLQHRPLSAANFGKIIRDIFPNIKARRLGGRGQSKYCYSGIRRKTVLNMPLLPNLDLKNDPSELTELVQTYKQEVTEAACELICDWAQKILKRSFDTVVEIARFLVQEHIVNPRCSQAELVTSAALAGGPSKPHKVIKKITAASRAGGTEEDGSSLENKKEKDAVEQPTSNKQQVSEKTSNKVESARVEAFMKKLPQLLPRGSVPEKTSPPCLTPADSGSVQVTLPITVATIPSQPGGPVPVMILPSGMSLSYPERDKTSVTVATSAAPTPVVQRARAPAPKRGPDPSSSVSASGSAGVAFKRKRGRPRKQRPEDAAAQVLSAQTAIPNSALLSRGVIQKASPSCTPATSSHMVEILFQDQQSLVLGQIPAVQEVSDVERRGVVVHCQPAPEPEKQQSVLILPGPNQPSYELSRGMVIQRAPLCREGRPTLQEVPQTAISYLPPPTLLEDRGEVEITLTPVEPQVDSMLNSAGISSSFGSLSEETPKPDAP
- the LOC127620385 gene encoding DNA-binding protein RFX5-like isoform X1, which produces MAEDHLKADASAGEGETEPSMLLQKLKNNISKNVQGKVDKILEDVQRFSDNDKLYLYLQLPSGPSAGEKSGDSNSVNTADQLHTCNWIRSHLEEHPDTCLPKQDVYETYRKHCDNLQHRPLSAANFGKIIRDIFPNIKARRLGGRGQSKYCYSGIRRKTVLNMPLLPNLDLKNDPSELTELVQTYKQEVTEAACELICDWAQKILKRSFDTVVEIARFLVQEHIVNPRCSQAELVTSAALAGGPSKPHKVIKKITAASRAGGTEEDGSSLENKQKEKDAVEQPTSNKQQVSEKTSNKVESARVEAFMKKLPQLLPRGSVPEKTSPPCLTPADSGSVQVTLPITVATIPSQPGGPVPVMILPSGMSLSYPERDKTSVTVATSAAPTPVVQRARAPAPKRGPDPSSSVSASGSAGVAFKRKRGRPRKQRPEDAAAQVLSAQTAIPNSALLSRGVIQKASPSCTPATSSHMVEILFQDQQSLVLGQIPAVQEVSDVERRGVVVHCQPAPEPEKQQSVLILPGPNQPSYELSRGMVIQRAPLCREGRPTLQEVPQTAISYLPPPTLLEDRGEVEITLTPVEPQVDSMLNSAGISSSFGSLSEETPKPDAP